In Rhodothermus marinus DSM 4252, a single genomic region encodes these proteins:
- a CDS encoding DUF5916 domain-containing protein, which produces MLVLGLCLGLVGMLQAQPRQAPKLRAVRLAGSLELDGHVEEAVWQQAPAATEFWQREPHDGQPATERTEVRVLYDDAALYVAFVCYDREPDRILRRLARRDRVVPADWVGVLIDSYRDRKTAFAFLVNAAGTKADFLILNDGNDEDFNWDALWEARVAMRPDGWSAEFRIPFTALRFSQADTLRWGINFGRIIGRKNEQVFWAYVPRASGGFVSRFGTLEGLEGIRPPRALLVTPYVVAGGTHWSRDLTPRYLNPISPTFRLGGDVQYNLTNNTILNLTVNPDFGQVELDEVVLNLTAFETFYPEKRPFFLEGTSIFQTVGTGDDGDLRTYLFYSRRIGRQPQGYYSLSDTGDAEDWRVVENPAAVPLLGAVKLTGKTPNGWAFGLLDALTQRTYATFAHVNGARQRIRTEPLTNYTVARMQRELPAPGSYVGLIGTATWREAGTVRQAYTGGLDWRWNPWDYGLVTEGLFSFSRRQRPDAPPRVGYQGQARIGSLRHPYVVGVVGANFATRDYDPNDVGFHTMTNVAITYIWTQFRYLRPWGPLLQVRLNQNYWWVYRLDPWLHLSRGISPNLHLQWRNFWWTRLGLNLESEGWDLYESRGAGLFRRALSWNLWMGVSTDERRPVVLYANGNYRADRYGGRAWGGGLEAVVRLSERTDLAINPGLGFRRGEVAWAQNVEDLEAPGVLTSVFGRRDVDRFNLRLRGSHTFTRDLTLQGYLQWFWARGHYRNFQKLGDDGRLAPLAVPYDRARYGNPDFQQGTLNVNLILRYEYRPGSTLYVVWTWGQQDWSAQGTMDVREAAQRLLERSPTSVLLVKWTYTWGA; this is translated from the coding sequence ATGCTGGTTTTGGGGCTGTGCCTGGGGCTCGTGGGAATGTTGCAGGCCCAGCCACGTCAGGCCCCGAAGCTTCGGGCCGTGCGCCTCGCGGGTTCTTTGGAGCTGGACGGTCACGTTGAGGAAGCCGTCTGGCAACAGGCCCCGGCCGCCACCGAGTTCTGGCAGCGGGAGCCGCACGACGGCCAGCCGGCCACCGAGCGCACCGAGGTGCGCGTGCTCTACGACGATGCGGCGCTGTACGTGGCGTTCGTGTGCTATGACCGCGAGCCGGACCGGATTCTGCGGCGGCTGGCCCGACGCGATCGCGTGGTGCCCGCCGACTGGGTGGGCGTGCTGATCGACAGCTATCGGGATCGGAAAACCGCCTTTGCCTTTCTCGTCAACGCGGCCGGCACGAAGGCCGACTTTCTCATCCTGAACGACGGCAACGACGAAGATTTCAACTGGGACGCGCTCTGGGAGGCGCGCGTCGCCATGCGACCCGATGGCTGGAGTGCGGAGTTCCGGATTCCGTTCACCGCCCTGCGCTTCAGTCAGGCCGATACGTTGCGGTGGGGGATCAACTTCGGCCGGATCATCGGCCGAAAGAACGAGCAGGTCTTCTGGGCCTACGTGCCCCGTGCTTCGGGCGGCTTTGTGTCCCGATTCGGCACGCTCGAAGGGCTCGAAGGCATCCGGCCGCCCCGGGCGCTGCTGGTGACGCCATACGTGGTGGCCGGCGGTACACACTGGAGCCGCGACCTGACGCCGCGCTATCTGAATCCGATCAGCCCCACATTCCGGCTGGGCGGCGACGTGCAGTACAACCTGACCAACAATACCATCCTGAACCTGACGGTCAACCCGGACTTCGGCCAGGTCGAGCTGGACGAGGTGGTGCTCAACCTGACGGCCTTCGAGACCTTCTATCCCGAAAAACGGCCCTTCTTCCTCGAAGGCACTTCGATCTTTCAGACGGTGGGAACGGGTGACGACGGAGATCTACGAACCTACCTGTTCTACTCGCGGCGGATTGGCCGGCAGCCGCAGGGCTATTACAGCCTGTCCGATACCGGCGATGCCGAAGACTGGCGGGTGGTGGAAAATCCGGCGGCCGTGCCCCTTCTGGGCGCGGTCAAACTCACCGGAAAAACGCCCAATGGGTGGGCCTTCGGGTTACTGGACGCGCTCACGCAGCGCACCTACGCCACGTTTGCGCACGTCAACGGCGCGCGGCAGCGCATTCGCACCGAGCCGCTGACGAACTACACGGTCGCCCGTATGCAGCGTGAGCTACCCGCGCCCGGCTCCTACGTGGGGCTCATCGGCACGGCCACCTGGCGCGAGGCGGGCACGGTACGCCAGGCCTACACGGGCGGTCTCGACTGGCGCTGGAATCCCTGGGACTACGGGCTGGTCACCGAAGGACTCTTTTCTTTCAGCCGCCGTCAGCGCCCGGACGCACCGCCCCGGGTGGGCTACCAGGGACAGGCACGTATCGGGTCGCTTCGCCACCCGTACGTCGTGGGCGTGGTGGGCGCCAACTTCGCCACCCGGGACTACGACCCCAACGACGTGGGTTTCCACACGATGACCAACGTTGCCATCACCTACATCTGGACGCAGTTTCGCTATCTGCGCCCGTGGGGACCGCTGCTGCAGGTGCGCCTGAATCAGAACTACTGGTGGGTGTACCGACTCGATCCCTGGCTGCACCTGAGCCGGGGCATCAGCCCGAACCTGCACCTGCAATGGCGGAATTTCTGGTGGACCCGGCTCGGGCTGAACCTGGAGTCCGAAGGATGGGATCTGTACGAGTCGCGCGGGGCCGGACTGTTTCGCCGGGCATTGAGCTGGAACCTCTGGATGGGGGTTTCGACGGACGAACGCCGACCGGTGGTGTTGTATGCGAACGGTAACTACCGTGCCGATCGGTATGGCGGGCGGGCCTGGGGGGGCGGACTGGAGGCCGTCGTGCGACTGAGCGAGCGTACCGATCTGGCCATAAATCCCGGTCTGGGCTTTCGGCGCGGGGAAGTGGCCTGGGCCCAGAATGTCGAAGACCTGGAGGCGCCCGGCGTTCTTACCAGCGTGTTCGGGCGGCGCGACGTGGACCGCTTCAACCTGAGACTCCGAGGATCGCACACGTTCACGCGCGATCTGACGCTACAGGGTTACCTGCAATGGTTCTGGGCCCGGGGGCATTATCGGAACTTCCAGAAACTGGGCGATGATGGCCGACTGGCCCCGCTGGCGGTGCCGTACGATCGCGCGCGCTACGGCAACCCCGACTTCCAGCAGGGTACGCTGAATGTCAACCTGATCCTGCGCTACGAGTATCGGCCGGGCTCGACGCTCTACGTGGTCTGGACCTGGGGCCAGCAGGACTGGAGCGCGCAGGGCACGATGGACGTCCGAGAGGCTGCGCAGCGCCTGCTGGAACGCTCGCCCACCAGCGTGCTGCTGGTGAAGTGGACCTACACCTGGGGCGCCTGA
- the nfi gene encoding deoxyribonuclease V (cleaves DNA at apurinic or apyrimidinic sites), with protein sequence MGLTPRFTHPWDLSPAEAQALQRKLARRVRFEVPERMETVAGLDISVRGEQGRAAAVVWHVDRQQVLEHVAVEGTVSFPYVPGLLSFREVPLLLQALAQLRTTPDVLMVDGQGLAHPRRCGLATHLGVLLDHPAVGVAKSRLFGRHAEPGPEKGSWAPLYDDGEVIGAVVRTRTGVRPVYVSVGHRMTLEAAVALTLRCTTRYRLPEPTRLADQLSRA encoded by the coding sequence ATGGGACTGACGCCGCGCTTTACGCATCCCTGGGACCTGTCGCCCGCCGAGGCGCAGGCGCTGCAGCGAAAGCTGGCCCGCCGGGTCCGCTTCGAGGTACCGGAACGGATGGAGACGGTGGCCGGGCTGGACATAAGCGTACGGGGCGAGCAGGGACGGGCGGCCGCCGTCGTCTGGCATGTGGACAGGCAGCAGGTGCTGGAGCACGTCGCCGTCGAGGGCACGGTGTCGTTTCCTTACGTGCCCGGGCTGCTCAGCTTTCGGGAGGTGCCGCTGCTGCTCCAGGCGCTGGCGCAGCTCCGGACCACCCCAGACGTGCTCATGGTGGACGGGCAGGGACTGGCCCATCCCCGTCGGTGCGGGCTGGCCACCCACCTGGGCGTGCTGCTCGATCATCCGGCCGTAGGCGTGGCCAAATCGCGCCTGTTCGGACGCCACGCGGAGCCCGGCCCGGAAAAGGGAAGCTGGGCGCCGCTTTACGACGACGGCGAGGTGATCGGGGCCGTGGTGCGCACGCGCACGGGCGTGCGGCCCGTGTACGTGAGCGTGGGACACCGCATGACGCTGGAGGCCGCCGTGGCGCTGACCCTCCGCTGCACGACCCGCTACCGCCTGCCCGAACCCACCCGCCTGGCCGACCAGCTCAGCAGAGCTTAA
- a CDS encoding AMP-dependent synthetase/ligase, translating into MPAIVAFDTIPQLFNRLVAHYRGQRRPALSYKDRRTKTWVDITWEELEQHVHAMAGYLHKRGVRPGDRVAILSENRPEWAITDLATQILGGVNVALYTSLPASQVGYIVKDSGARILVVSSAVQLRKAETIFDECPELQEIVTLSEMRKDHPPYVRAWDDVMAEGAAYWAEHEAELSKLAEQVQPDDLSALIYTSGTTGLPKGVMLTHRNFCSNVQAALQRVDFGPADHHLSFLPLCHSFERTAGYTAVLACGARISYAESIEALSQNLLEVRPTVMISVPRLFERVYNAIHKSVEKSPSLQQKIFHWAVGVGRRMAACRLEGRTPGPVLQLQHRLAHRLVFQKLHDRLGGNLRFAVSGGAALPRHIGEFFLAIGLTIIEGYGLTETAPVLTVNPPDRPRFGTVGWVLPGVTIAIQRLTDGKIVGQLSGDDYPSDLTTEEGEILVKGPNVMKGYWNNEEATREVFDADGWFHTGDVGRFDRGYLVITDRIKHMIVSRGGKNIYPGPIEDQLKQEPWIDQIVVIGEGREFLTALIVPDFEALRQYAQEHNLQAASDEALLALPEIRALFEQSLRRYNRHAPAHERIRAFRLLSEPFTIENGLLTPTLKPRRRQIEAHYADLIEAMYTEFGGDGD; encoded by the coding sequence ATGCCTGCCATCGTTGCCTTCGACACCATCCCTCAGCTTTTCAACCGCCTGGTGGCTCACTACCGCGGCCAGCGTCGGCCTGCGCTGAGCTACAAGGACCGTCGCACGAAAACCTGGGTGGACATCACCTGGGAAGAGCTGGAACAGCACGTGCACGCAATGGCCGGCTACCTGCACAAGCGGGGCGTTCGGCCCGGCGATCGCGTGGCCATTCTTTCGGAAAATCGTCCGGAATGGGCGATCACCGACCTGGCCACGCAGATCCTGGGCGGCGTCAATGTGGCGCTGTACACGTCGCTCCCGGCCTCCCAGGTGGGCTACATCGTCAAGGACTCCGGTGCGCGCATTCTGGTGGTCTCGTCGGCCGTGCAACTCCGCAAGGCGGAGACGATCTTCGACGAGTGCCCCGAGCTGCAGGAGATCGTCACACTGAGTGAAATGCGCAAAGACCACCCGCCCTACGTGCGGGCCTGGGACGACGTAATGGCCGAAGGCGCCGCTTACTGGGCCGAGCACGAGGCCGAACTGTCGAAGCTGGCCGAGCAGGTGCAGCCCGACGACCTGAGCGCGCTCATCTATACCAGCGGCACCACCGGCCTGCCCAAAGGCGTCATGCTCACGCACCGCAACTTCTGCTCGAACGTGCAGGCGGCCCTGCAGCGCGTGGACTTCGGTCCCGCCGACCACCACCTGTCGTTCCTGCCGCTGTGCCATTCGTTCGAGCGGACGGCCGGCTACACGGCCGTGCTGGCCTGCGGCGCCCGCATCTCCTATGCCGAAAGCATCGAAGCGCTGAGCCAGAATCTGCTCGAAGTGCGGCCGACCGTGATGATCTCGGTGCCGCGCCTGTTCGAGCGTGTCTACAACGCCATCCACAAATCCGTCGAAAAAAGTCCGTCGCTCCAGCAGAAGATCTTCCACTGGGCCGTTGGCGTCGGCCGCCGCATGGCCGCCTGTCGGCTGGAGGGACGCACGCCCGGACCGGTACTGCAACTCCAGCACCGACTCGCCCACCGGCTGGTCTTCCAGAAACTGCACGATCGGCTGGGCGGCAATCTGCGCTTTGCCGTCTCGGGCGGGGCCGCCCTGCCCCGCCACATCGGCGAATTCTTTCTGGCCATCGGCCTGACGATCATCGAAGGCTACGGCCTGACCGAAACGGCCCCGGTGCTGACCGTCAACCCGCCGGACCGCCCGCGCTTCGGCACCGTCGGCTGGGTGTTGCCGGGCGTGACGATCGCCATCCAGCGCCTGACCGACGGCAAGATCGTGGGCCAGCTCTCCGGCGACGATTACCCGAGCGATCTCACCACCGAAGAAGGGGAAATTCTGGTCAAAGGCCCGAACGTGATGAAGGGCTACTGGAACAACGAGGAGGCCACGCGCGAGGTGTTCGACGCCGACGGCTGGTTCCATACGGGCGACGTGGGCCGCTTCGATCGGGGCTACCTGGTCATTACCGATCGCATCAAGCACATGATCGTCTCCCGGGGTGGCAAGAACATCTACCCAGGTCCCATCGAAGACCAGCTCAAACAGGAGCCCTGGATCGACCAGATCGTGGTGATCGGCGAGGGACGGGAATTTCTGACGGCGCTTATCGTGCCCGACTTCGAGGCGCTTCGCCAGTACGCGCAGGAGCATAACCTGCAAGCCGCGTCCGACGAAGCGCTGCTGGCGCTTCCCGAGATCCGAGCGCTTTTCGAGCAGAGCCTGCGCCGCTACAACCGACATGCGCCGGCCCACGAACGCATCCGGGCCTTCCGGCTGCTCAGCGAACCGTTCACCATCGAAAACGGGCTGCTCACGCCCACGCTGAAACCGCGTCGTCGCCAGATCGAAGCGCACTATGCGGACCTGATCGAAGCGATGTACACCGAATTCGGCGGCGACGGCGATTAA
- a CDS encoding quinone-dependent dihydroorotate dehydrogenase, with amino-acid sequence MYRLFRPLLFRLDAERAHRLTLAAARLVQPLAPWLVAPFFKEEHPALAVQCWGLTFPNPVGLAAGLDKNARLVRFWEALGFGFVEVGSVSARPSRGNPRPRLFRLPEDRALINRMGLNNDGAERVARRLRRLRHRRPLGINLAKTHDPNILGEAAVADFCESFRLLAPLADYVTLNISCPNTAEGKTFEDPDALDALLRAIFAVRRELDLSVPVLLKLSPPPSSRTVFDSQLEEIVEVARAHGIAGFVATNTASDREGLRTDPEALARIGPGGLSGRPLAARARCLLFYLYRLTEGKLPLISVGGIDSAEEAYRRIRAGASLVQLYTGLIYEGPGLVRRIKQGLVRRLEQDGFDSVQAAIGIDA; translated from the coding sequence ATGTATCGCTTGTTCCGTCCGCTGCTGTTTCGTCTGGACGCCGAGCGCGCCCACCGGCTGACGCTCGCCGCCGCGCGCCTGGTTCAGCCGCTGGCGCCGTGGCTGGTGGCCCCGTTTTTCAAAGAGGAGCATCCCGCGCTCGCCGTGCAATGCTGGGGCCTCACGTTTCCCAACCCGGTGGGCCTGGCGGCCGGTCTGGACAAAAACGCCCGCCTGGTGCGCTTCTGGGAAGCACTGGGCTTCGGGTTTGTCGAAGTGGGATCGGTCAGCGCCCGACCGAGCCGGGGCAACCCGCGCCCGCGGCTGTTTCGCCTGCCCGAAGACCGTGCGCTGATCAACCGCATGGGATTGAACAACGACGGGGCCGAACGGGTGGCGCGGCGCCTGCGGCGCCTCCGCCACCGGCGCCCCCTGGGTATCAACCTGGCCAAAACGCACGATCCGAACATTCTCGGCGAAGCTGCCGTGGCCGACTTCTGCGAGAGCTTCCGGCTGCTGGCTCCGCTGGCCGATTACGTAACGCTGAACATCTCGTGCCCCAACACGGCCGAAGGCAAGACGTTCGAAGATCCGGACGCGCTCGACGCACTGCTGCGGGCCATTTTTGCCGTGCGCCGGGAGCTGGACCTGTCGGTGCCCGTATTGCTCAAGCTCTCGCCGCCCCCCTCCAGCCGCACCGTATTCGACAGCCAGCTCGAAGAAATCGTCGAAGTGGCCCGCGCGCACGGCATCGCCGGCTTTGTGGCCACGAACACGGCCTCCGATCGCGAAGGATTGCGCACCGATCCGGAGGCGCTGGCGCGCATCGGTCCCGGCGGGCTGAGCGGACGTCCCCTGGCCGCACGCGCCCGCTGCCTGTTGTTTTACCTGTACCGCCTGACCGAAGGAAAGCTGCCCCTGATCAGCGTGGGCGGCATCGACTCGGCCGAAGAAGCCTACCGCCGCATTCGCGCCGGCGCCTCGCTCGTGCAGCTCTACACGGGACTCATCTACGAAGGCCCCGGCCTGGTACGCCGCATCAAGCAGGGACTGGTTCGGCGACTCGAACAGGACGGCTTCGATTCGGTACAGGCGGCCATCGGCATCGACGCCTGA
- a CDS encoding PhzF family phenazine biosynthesis protein codes for MKLPLFLVDAFAERPFTGNPAAVCLLDRPRSEGWMQTVAAEMNRPETAFLLPEGEGFLLRWFTPVQEVDLCGHATLASAHVLWEIECLQPDEPAVFFTKSGRLTAWRSENGTIWMDFPAEPPVPCEPPTELLRVLGSAPIRYVGRNRMDYLVLLDREATVRTLRPDLARLQELDIRGLIVTAPAEDVPADFVSRFFAPRLGVPEDPVTGSAHCCLGPFWAERLGRTRLSGYQVSARGGRVEVEVHGERVHLGGRAVTVLQGKLLSE; via the coding sequence ATGAAGCTTCCGCTTTTTCTGGTCGATGCTTTTGCCGAACGGCCTTTTACCGGCAATCCGGCCGCCGTATGCCTGCTCGATCGTCCGCGGTCGGAAGGCTGGATGCAGACCGTGGCGGCCGAGATGAACCGTCCGGAAACGGCCTTTCTGCTCCCGGAAGGCGAAGGATTTTTGCTCCGCTGGTTTACGCCGGTGCAGGAGGTGGATCTGTGCGGCCACGCCACGCTGGCCAGCGCGCACGTGCTCTGGGAGATCGAATGCCTGCAGCCCGACGAACCGGCCGTTTTCTTCACAAAAAGCGGGCGGCTGACGGCGTGGCGCTCGGAAAACGGTACGATCTGGATGGATTTCCCCGCCGAACCACCTGTGCCCTGTGAGCCGCCCACCGAACTGCTGCGCGTGCTGGGCTCGGCGCCGATCCGCTACGTGGGACGCAACCGCATGGACTACCTGGTGCTGCTGGACCGGGAGGCCACGGTGCGCACGCTCAGGCCGGATCTGGCGCGGTTGCAGGAACTGGACATCCGGGGCCTGATCGTGACGGCACCGGCCGAAGACGTGCCCGCCGACTTCGTCTCGCGCTTTTTCGCGCCGCGGCTGGGCGTGCCGGAGGATCCGGTTACCGGTTCGGCCCATTGTTGCCTGGGACCCTTCTGGGCTGAGCGGCTGGGCCGCACCCGGCTGAGCGGTTATCAGGTGTCGGCACGGGGCGGCCGCGTCGAGGTGGAAGTGCACGGCGAGCGCGTGCACCTGGGCGGCCGGGCCGTTACGGTGCTGCAGGGCAAGCTGCTCTCGGAATAG
- a CDS encoding BamA/TamA family outer membrane protein yields the protein MRAFRIAGLLLLLTSWSLSAWAQYFGRNKVQYESFNWRVLRTPHFEIYYYPEEEVAVRDAARMAERWYQRHSRTFLHEFGERKPIIFYADDADFHQTNAISGEIGEGTGGVTEAIKERVIMPFTGIYRENDHVLGHELVHSFQYDIALNRSDSLSRFNLALLPLWLVEGMAEYLSLGRNDPHTAMWLRDAALRDDLPTIRQLTRDLRYFPYRYGQAYLAYIGGKYGDQAVTELYKLGGIVGVDTAIAITLGITPDSLSKEWIQAVKNTYLPLLKDRTPPEQAGRKVLAPDLDAGEINLAPALSPDGRYVAFLSERDLFTIDLFVADAETGKVLRRLSSSASDPHFDAIRFINSSGSWSPDGQRFAFITFAQGNNEIAIWNLRKGKLERRIAVEGVGAIHNLAWSPDGRTIAFSGLSGGISDLYLLDLETNQVRKLTDDRYADLQPAWSPDGRTIAFVSDRGPDGTDFEILRYGHERLALLDLETGKVRVLRPFRNGQQINPQFSPDGRSLYFISNHDGFKDIYRMDLNTGAVYRITRLQTGVSGITSISPAMSVAAQNGRMMFSVFTDNKYLVFSLEPDQLQGEPVEPESDTGIASAGVLPPLQPPTQGLVSSYLNDPLTGLPDELALRPQPYRRKLQLDYVAPPSFGASVGGPFGTMIAGGVAFFFSDMLGDQQLAVAAQANGTFKDIGGQVLYINQGHRLNYGALASHIPLLYGYAYLDVCTDPATGLQVYCYIQRLERIYIDEAGVLGYYPLNTTQRFELIVGFQRYGFDYDAEIYYLYGAGYRRSTQNLPAPDPIYFFQASGAFVGDFSFFGFTSPVRGSRYRLRVTPSIGTERFVQVLVDGRKYFFFRPLTFAVRLTHVGNYGAQPQGSDRLYFAQEYLGFGSTLTFVRGYGFYSLEPDECTPSTSTPNLCAEVARLVGTHVAVASAELRIPLFGTERFGLFNFPYLPTELSLFADAGVAWSKGDLPKWKFVRHTGDRVPVFSTGISTRFNILGAMVLELFYVYPFQRPYKGWHLGAQLVPGW from the coding sequence ATGCGCGCCTTTCGCATTGCCGGCCTGCTGCTCCTGCTGACAAGCTGGAGCCTCTCGGCCTGGGCCCAGTACTTCGGCCGCAACAAGGTCCAGTACGAATCCTTCAACTGGCGCGTGCTGCGCACGCCGCACTTCGAGATCTACTACTACCCCGAAGAGGAGGTCGCTGTGCGCGATGCGGCCCGCATGGCCGAACGCTGGTATCAGCGTCACAGCCGCACGTTTCTGCACGAGTTCGGTGAGCGCAAGCCGATCATTTTCTATGCGGACGACGCCGATTTCCATCAGACGAACGCCATCAGCGGCGAGATCGGCGAAGGCACCGGCGGCGTGACCGAGGCCATCAAAGAGCGGGTGATCATGCCGTTTACGGGCATCTACCGGGAGAACGATCACGTGCTCGGTCACGAGCTGGTGCACTCCTTCCAGTACGACATTGCGCTGAATCGATCCGACAGCCTGAGCCGCTTCAATCTGGCGCTGCTGCCGCTGTGGCTCGTCGAAGGCATGGCCGAGTACCTGTCGCTGGGGCGCAACGACCCGCACACGGCCATGTGGCTGCGCGATGCGGCGCTGCGCGACGATCTGCCCACCATCCGGCAACTCACGCGCGACCTGCGCTACTTCCCCTATCGCTACGGCCAGGCCTATCTGGCCTACATCGGCGGCAAGTACGGCGATCAGGCCGTCACCGAGCTGTACAAGCTGGGCGGGATCGTGGGCGTCGATACGGCCATTGCGATCACGCTGGGCATCACGCCCGACTCGCTTTCTAAGGAATGGATTCAGGCGGTCAAGAACACCTACCTGCCTTTGCTTAAAGACCGCACCCCGCCTGAGCAGGCCGGACGGAAGGTGCTGGCGCCCGACCTCGACGCGGGCGAGATCAACCTGGCTCCGGCGCTCAGTCCCGACGGCCGCTACGTGGCCTTCCTTTCGGAGCGCGACCTGTTCACGATCGATCTGTTCGTGGCCGACGCCGAGACCGGCAAGGTGCTGCGGCGGCTGAGCAGTAGTGCCAGCGATCCCCACTTCGACGCCATCCGCTTCATCAACTCCTCGGGCTCCTGGTCGCCTGACGGCCAGCGCTTCGCGTTCATCACGTTCGCTCAGGGCAACAACGAAATCGCCATCTGGAACCTGCGGAAGGGCAAACTGGAACGCCGCATCGCGGTCGAAGGCGTCGGTGCCATCCACAACCTGGCCTGGTCGCCCGACGGCCGCACCATCGCCTTTTCGGGGCTTTCAGGCGGCATCAGTGATCTGTACCTGCTGGACCTGGAGACGAATCAGGTCCGGAAGCTCACCGACGACCGCTACGCCGACCTGCAGCCGGCCTGGTCGCCCGACGGCCGCACCATCGCCTTCGTGTCGGACCGGGGGCCGGACGGCACCGACTTCGAGATCCTGCGCTACGGGCACGAACGCCTGGCCCTGCTCGACCTCGAAACCGGCAAGGTGCGCGTCCTGCGGCCCTTCCGAAACGGCCAGCAGATCAACCCGCAATTTTCACCGGATGGCCGAAGCCTGTATTTCATTTCCAACCACGACGGCTTCAAGGACATCTACCGGATGGACCTGAACACCGGAGCCGTCTATCGCATCACCAGGTTGCAGACCGGCGTCAGCGGCATCACGAGCATCTCGCCGGCCATGAGCGTGGCCGCTCAGAACGGCCGCATGATGTTCTCGGTCTTTACCGACAACAAATACCTGGTCTTTTCGCTGGAACCCGACCAGTTGCAGGGCGAACCGGTTGAGCCGGAAAGTGACACAGGCATTGCCAGCGCCGGTGTGCTTCCCCCGCTGCAACCGCCCACCCAGGGGCTGGTCAGCAGCTACCTGAACGATCCGCTGACGGGCCTGCCGGACGAACTGGCACTCCGCCCCCAGCCCTATCGTCGCAAACTACAGCTCGACTACGTGGCACCGCCCAGCTTCGGCGCCAGCGTCGGGGGGCCGTTCGGGACGATGATCGCCGGTGGCGTGGCCTTCTTCTTCAGCGATATGCTGGGCGATCAGCAACTGGCCGTGGCTGCCCAGGCCAACGGCACCTTCAAGGACATCGGCGGCCAGGTGCTCTACATCAATCAGGGCCATCGCCTGAACTACGGAGCGCTGGCCAGCCACATACCGCTGCTCTACGGCTATGCCTATCTGGACGTGTGTACGGATCCGGCCACCGGCCTGCAGGTCTACTGCTACATCCAGCGCCTGGAGCGCATCTACATCGACGAAGCCGGCGTGCTGGGCTACTATCCGCTCAACACCACCCAGCGCTTCGAGTTGATAGTGGGATTCCAGCGCTACGGCTTCGACTACGACGCCGAGATCTACTACCTCTACGGGGCCGGCTACCGACGCTCCACGCAGAACCTACCCGCACCGGACCCGATCTACTTCTTCCAGGCTTCGGGGGCGTTCGTGGGCGACTTTTCGTTCTTTGGCTTCACCTCGCCAGTACGTGGCTCGCGCTATCGGCTGCGGGTAACCCCGTCGATCGGGACCGAACGTTTCGTACAGGTATTGGTTGACGGGCGCAAGTATTTCTTCTTCCGCCCGCTGACGTTCGCCGTACGCCTGACGCACGTGGGCAACTACGGCGCCCAACCCCAGGGTTCGGATCGGCTCTACTTTGCCCAGGAATATCTGGGCTTCGGAAGCACGCTGACGTTCGTACGCGGCTACGGCTTTTACTCGCTGGAGCCGGACGAATGCACGCCCTCGACCTCAACGCCGAACCTCTGCGCCGAAGTGGCCCGTCTGGTGGGCACGCACGTGGCCGTAGCCAGCGCCGAGCTACGCATCCCGCTGTTTGGCACCGAGCGCTTCGGGCTGTTCAACTTCCCCTACCTGCCCACCGAGCTATCGCTCTTTGCCGACGCGGGCGTGGCCTGGTCGAAAGGTGATCTGCCCAAGTGGAAGTTCGTGCGTCACACGGGCGATCGAGTGCCCGTCTTCAGCACGGGCATTTCGACACGGTTCAACATTCTGGGCGCCATGGTACTGGAGCTGTTCTACGTCTATCCGTTCCAGCGCCCCTATAAGGGCTGGCATCTGGGCGCCCAGCTCGTACCGGGCTGGTAG